DNA from Candidatus Thermoplasmatota archaeon:
ACTATGAAACAACAAATTGAAAAAAAATTCAAAGAAACTGAAATAGGTATGATTCCTGAGGATTGGGATAAACTACCTCTATCTGAAGCCGTCACTATTAATCCACATAGATATATAAAAAAGGGCGAGAAATGTAAATTTATCTCAATGGATATGTTAAAAGAACATAATAGAAAAATTCAAGGATTTGAAATAAGAAATTATTCAGGAGGTACAAAATTTATTAATGGAGATACGTTGTTAGCGAGAATCACACCTTGTCTTGAAAATGGAAAAACAGCTTTTGTTGATATTTTATTTCAAGATGAAGTTGCAGCAGGATCAACAGAATTTATTATTCTTTGTGGGAAAGAAAATAAAACAACTAATAAATTCGTTTATTACTTATCCATTTCACCACAGATGAAAGCTGAAGCAATAAAATCTATGACAGGAACTTCAGGAAGGCAGAGGGTTCAAGCTAGTTTGTTGAAAACGGTATCAGTTTTGATACCTCCATTGACAGAACAACAATCAATCGCCAAAATCCTCTCCGATCTCGACTCAAAAATCGAACTCAACCAGCAGATGAACAACACCCTTGAAGCCATTGGTCAAGCCTTGTTCAAACACTGGTTCGTTGATTTTGAATTCCCCAATGAGGAGGGGAAGCCGTATAAGTCAAGTGGTGGGGAGATGGTGTATGCTGAGGAGGTGGGGAAAGAGATACCGAAGGGATGGAAAGTTGGGACAATAAACGATCTAGCGATTCAAATTAAGGATCAAGTTCTACCTTATAAATATCCAGAAAAAATCTATAATCATCTGAGCATAGAAGCATACGATTCTGGAAAGAAACCCTTAAAACAATTTGGATCAGAAATTCAGAGTAACAAGTTTAAAGTTCATGATAAAACAATTTTATTTTCAAAGTTAAATCCAAGATTCCAAAGGATATGGCCGATAACTGATGCAAAGGAAAATAGTATCTGTTCAACAGAATTTTTGGTATTCAAACCAAAAGATAACTCATTTAGTTATTTCTATAATTTGCTACTATCAAATTTTATCAGAGAAAAGCTAATCCAGATGGCAAGAGGAACCAGTAGTAGCCATCAACGTATATCCGCTGGTGACATACTAAATCTTTCTATTGTTGTGCCACCACAAGATATACTCGAATCATTCGAACGTCTTATTTTACCGAGTTTTATTAAACGACAGCAAAATATAGAAAATC
Protein-coding regions in this window:
- a CDS encoding restriction endonuclease subunit S, whose translation is MKQQIEKKFKETEIGMIPEDWDKLPLSEAVTINPHRYIKKGEKCKFISMDMLKEHNRKIQGFEIRNYSGGTKFINGDTLLARITPCLENGKTAFVDILFQDEVAAGSTEFIILCGKENKTTNKFVYYLSISPQMKAEAIKSMTGTSGRQRVQASLLKTVSVLIPPLTEQQSIAKILSDLDSKIELNQQMNNTLEAIGQALFKHWFVDFEFPNEEGKPYKSSGGEMVYAEEVGKEIPKGWKVGTINDLAIQIKDQVLPYKYPEKIYNHLSIEAYDSGKKPLKQFGSEIQSNKFKVHDKTILFSKLNPRFQRIWPITDAKENSICSTEFLVFKPKDNSFSYFYNLLLSNFIREKLIQMARGTSSSHQRISAGDILNLSIVVPPQDILESFERLILPSFIKRQQNIENQLVLSKIRDSLLPKLMSGKIRVQLPETEAHP